GCATGTCAGTCGCGCGCGGCATGGCGTAGTCCATGAAGCTGCCCGAGAGGAGCTGGCCGTCCTCGTCGAATACCGTCTGCTCCATTACCGCTTGACCAAGGCCCTGCGCTACGCCGCCATGGACCTGCCCTTCGGCGAGCATCGGGTTGATGAGATTACCGAAGTCATCGACCACTACATAACGGTCGACCCGAAGCTGACCGGTTTCGGGATCGACCTCCACCTCTGCCACGTGACAGCCGTTCGGGAAGCTGCGGTTTTCGAGCGTGATCGTCGCCGAGTGGGACAGCAGATCCTCGCGGCCATCTTCGCGTGCCATGCGGGCAACGTCCTGCATGGAGGGCGAGACGTTCGAATTCTCTATACGGAAGCGTTCGTCGTCAAAGGTAACTTCGCCGCCCTCTTTCTCCTGAAGGTAGGCAGAGAACGCTTTGATGATGGTTTCGACCGTCGCCAGCGTCGCGGTGTTCTGCACCGTGACAGAGCGCGACCCGCCGGTGCCGCCGCCTGTTGCGATGCGGTCGCTGTCACCTTGGACAACGGTGATGTCTTCAGCGGGGATGCCGGTCTGGTCAGACAGGAACTGCGCGTAAACGGTCTCATGCCCCTGCCCGTTCGACTGCGTGCCGACGTAAATGTTAACCGACCCGTCCCAGAGGAATTCGACCTTCGCGGTTTCACTCGGCTCGCCGAGGATGCTTTCAATGTAATACGCGAGGCCCATCCCGCGCAGACAGCCTTTCGCCTCGCTTGCACGGCGGCGCTGGTCGTAGCCTTCGGTCTGCTTTTCGGCTTCGGAGAGCAGTTTGTCGAAATCGCCGACGTCGTAGGGCATTCCGGTCGCGGAGGTGTAGGGGAACTGGCTCGGCTTGATGAAGTTGCGGCGGCGCAGTTCCCACGGATCGACGCCCAACTCGCGCGCGGCGGCGTCCATGGACCGTTCGAGGACAAAGATCGCCTCCGGACGACCGGCACCGCGATAGGCGTCGACGGGCGTGGTGTTGGTGTAGATGCCCTTGGCCTCAAGGTGGATCGCGCTGAAATCGTAGGTGCCGGGCGCGACCTTGGAGAATAGCTCGGACTGGATCACCTGACCGTTCTGCGAGTTATAGGCGCCGAGGTTCGACAGGGTTCGCGTTTTGTATCCGGTGATCTTATAGTTTTCGTCGAAGGCCAGCGTGCTTTCGGTGACCAGATCGCGGCCAGCGTTGTCGGACAGCATCGACTCGCTGCGGTCGGGTATCCATGCCACAGCCTGCCCCAGCGTCCGCGCAGCGAAGGCGGCGATGATCGGCTCGCAATAGACCATCGCTTTCATCCCGAAACCGCCGCCGACGTCGGGTGTGGTCACGCGCACGTCTTCTTTAGCAAGCTTGAGGTGGCGGGCGACATCATCACGAGCGGACCACACGCCCTGACCGTTCACGCAAAGGTGGATACGGTCACCCTCGGGTTCGGCATAGGCACCGCGCGGCTCCATCGAATTGACGATGATGCGGTTATCGGGGACCGATGTGTGGATGACATGCGCGGCCTTCGCGATGGCTTGCTCGACCGCTTCCGCGTCGCCCATTGCCCAATCGTAGGCGACGTTATCCGGCACTTCCTCGTGGATGGCGGAGCCGCCTTCGCGCAGATTGATGTGCGGCGGCAGTTCTTCGATGTCGAAGTCCACCATTTCGCCAGCATCGCGGGCTTGCTCGAAAGTGTCGGCAACAATCACGGCAATCGCCTCACCGACATGGCGCACGCGGTCGGTCGCCATCAGAGGGCGCAGGGTCTTGGTCGCGCGCTTGCCGTCCTTGTTCTTTACAAGGATCGCGTTCATGTCGAGCCGCACGCCTGCGGCTTCCAGATCGGCGGCGCTCATTGCCAGCCGCACGCCATCCATTTCGCGCACGTCATCAAGGTTGACCGACACCAGACGGCCATGGGCGACGGGGGAGCGGACGAAATAGGCACGAAGGGCATTTTCAGGCAGGATATCCGCGACATAGCGACCTTCACCCGTGATGAAACGCACGTCCTCGACACGTTTGACCGACTGGCTTTTTCCGAACTTTTCCATGAAACCTCCGCCCTTCCCTCTTCATGAGAAAAGGTAGTTCAGCATAGAGGCAAGGCCAATCTCTCAGAACGGCGCATCGAGTGTGTCGAGCGTCACCATTTCGATACTGCCATAGCCGTTGAAACGGGTCGTCACGCCCGTGACATAGGCCCCCATCGAACGGAAAACGATCCAGTCGCCTTCATCGAGGTAGATTGGCAATTCGAGCGGATCGCGCAGCACGTCGATGGAGTCGCAGGTCGGCCCGAACGCTTTGCGCGGACGGTGCGGCCCTTTTCGCCAGCCCTTTTCGGACAGCACCGCGAAGGACGGCGCGGGCATGGACAAAAGTTCTGACAATCCGCCGTACACGCCGTCCGTCAGATAGATGCAGTCGTTGCGCACAGATTTGATCTGCACGGCCAGCGCGAAGGCATCGGCGACAAGGCCCCTGCCCGGTTCGCAGATCAATGTCGGCTGCACCGGAAACGCGCCTAGCGCCTCTTTGATCGCGGAGAAGAACGGCATCATTTCGACGCGGTAATTGCGCGAGGCGGGGAAACCACCGCCGATATTGAGCCGTTCGATAGTCACGCCCGCTTCGGCAGCGATTGCAGCGGCTTCTTCGACATACTGCCCCCACGCGGCGGGATCGACGCATTGGGTGCCGACGTGGAAGGTGAGCGACGGCTTGCGTCCTGCCTCTGCCACGCGGGCCAGCATCATCGCGGCGAGCGGCGGGGTCGCACCGAATTTGGCGCCAAAGTTATAGGCCGCGCCCTCGATCGGCAGTTTGAACCGCACGGCGATTTCGGCATCCTCGGGCACGCGGGCGAGCAGTTTTTCCAGCTCGTCCCAGTCATCGACCGACCAAGATGCCACGCCGTTGGCCACGCCATAGTCGATCTCCGCACGGGTGCGTACGGGGTTGTTGTAGTGAAGCGCCGCTGTGGGGCAGATCTTGCGGGCCAGTGCGATCTCTTCGGGAGAGGCCACATCGAAGCCGTGCAGACCGCCATGACAAAGAGTGGAGAGAACATCCTCTGTCGGGTTGGCCTTCATTGCAAAGGTAACGAGACCACCAAAACCGCGTTGGAACTCCGCCAGCTTGGCCGTCAGCAAACTTGGACTGAAAAAGTGAACCGAGCCGCCACCCTGATAGGATTGCAGAAACTCTGCGATAGAGGTCTGACGAACTGGCTGGTGCAGCATGGGAACTCCTGTCTCGTACGATCAGAGTAAGGCCCGTTTGTGTCAAAATGTTGGGGCAAATTGTCCGAATTGTCTTGGTGGATCGGCAGTTTGCCGACACTATCGGCATTATGATGGAAATCGATGACACAGATCGCCTTTTACTGGCCGAGCTTTCCCAGAACGCCCGCCTTCCGGTGGCCAAACTTGCCGTGCGGCTCGGTCTTGCCCGCACGACAGTTCAGGCACGGCTCGAACGGCTGGAACGGTCGGGCGTCATTGCAGGCTACACGCTGCGCCTTTCGGATCAGGTTCAGCGGCAGTCGATCAAGGCAACCGTCCTCGTTCAGATCCGACCCGCCGCCCTGCCCGGCGTTCTGACCCACCTCAAGCGGATGCCAGCGGTCGAGGCCGTCCACACAACCTCTGGCCGGTTCGACCTGTGCTGCCTGCTGCGGACGGACAACACCCTTGATCTCGACTCCGCGCTCGACCAGATCGGCGAAATCGACGGTGTGATCCTGCTCGAAAGCCTTATTCATCTATCTACGCGCATTGACCGGACGGTCTGACCCCTTTCCCTCGGACCAGCCACGGGTTATCTGATCCCCAACCAGCATTAGGGATCCGCATTATGCCGATGGAAAAAAGCTTCAACGCCGCCGAGGCCGAAGCCCGCATCTACAAGAAGTGGGAAGAGTCCGGCGCATTCAAGGCTGGCGCCAACGCGAGCCGTGACGAAACCTTTAGCATCATGATCCCGCCGCCGAACGTGACGGGCGCTCTGCACGTCGGCCACGCCTTCAACAACACGCTTCAGGACATCCTGATCCGCTGGCACCGTATGCGCGGCTTCGACACGCTCTGGCAGCCGGGACAGGACCACGCGGGTATCGCAACCCAGCTTCAGGTCGAAAAGATGCTCGCCGCCAGCGGCCAGCCGGGTCGTCGCGACCTGGGCCGTGAAGCGTTCCTCGGCAAGGTGTGGGAATGGAAGCAGCAGTACGGCGATACCATCATCAGCCAGCTGAAGCGTCTGGGCTCGTCCGCTGACTGGTCGCGCAATGCCTTCACTATGTCCGGCGCGCCGAATGCGCCCGAAGGCGAGGAAGGCAACTTCCACGACGCGGTCATCAAGGTCTTTGTCGAGATGTACAACAAGGGCCTCATCTATCGCGGCAAGCGTCTGGTGAACTGGGACCCGCATTTCGAAACCGCGATCTCGGACCTCGAAGTCGAGAACACCGAAGTCGACGGCCACATGTGGCACTTCAAATACCCGCTGGCTGGTGGCGAGACCTACACCTACGTCGAGAAGGACGAGGATGGTAATGTCGTGTTTACCGAAGAGCGCGACTACATCTCCATCGCGACCACCCGCCCCGAGACGATGCTCGGCGACGGCGCTGTTGCCGTTCACCACGATGACGAGCGCTATTCGGCCATCGTCGGCAAGCTCTGCGAAATTCCGGTTGGTCCGAAGGAGCACCGCCGCCTGATCCCGATCATCACCGACGAATACCCAGACATGACCTTTGGTTCGGGCGCGGTGAAGATCACCGGCGCTCACGACTTCAACGACCACGAAGTCGCCAAGCGCAACAACATCCCGCAGTACCGCCTGATGGACACCCGCGGCGCGATGCGTGCCGATGGCGCGCCCTACAACGAGGAAGCCGCGAAAGCTGCGGAGTACGCTGGCGGCAAGGACTTCACCGTTCAGGAAATCGACGCGATCAACCTCGTGCCGGACGAATATCGTGGCCTCGACCGTTTCGAGGCCCGCAAGAGGGTCGTCGACGCCATCGTCGCCGAAGGCCTCGCCGTGATGACCGAAGCGACCGACCCCCGTCTGGGCAAAGCCGCCGTCAAAGCGCCGGTCGAGCCCGCAGAGGGCGGCGAGATGCGCACCGAGGAAGAACAGCTCGTTCCGCTGATCGAAGCCAAGAAGATCATGCAGCCGTTCGGCGACCGCTCCAAGGTCGTCATCGAGCCGATGCTCACTGACCAATGGTTCGTCGAGACCTCGAAGATCGTCGAGCCGGCACTGGACGCCGTTCGCACTGGCAAGACCAAGATCATGCCGGAGTCGGGCGAGAAGACCTACT
Above is a window of Marivivens aquimaris DNA encoding:
- a CDS encoding Lrp/AsnC family transcriptional regulator gives rise to the protein MEIDDTDRLLLAELSQNARLPVAKLAVRLGLARTTVQARLERLERSGVIAGYTLRLSDQVQRQSIKATVLVQIRPAALPGVLTHLKRMPAVEAVHTTSGRFDLCCLLRTDNTLDLDSALDQIGEIDGVILLESLIHLSTRIDRTV
- a CDS encoding xanthine dehydrogenase family protein molybdopterin-binding subunit; translation: MEKFGKSQSVKRVEDVRFITGEGRYVADILPENALRAYFVRSPVAHGRLVSVNLDDVREMDGVRLAMSAADLEAAGVRLDMNAILVKNKDGKRATKTLRPLMATDRVRHVGEAIAVIVADTFEQARDAGEMVDFDIEELPPHINLREGGSAIHEEVPDNVAYDWAMGDAEAVEQAIAKAAHVIHTSVPDNRIIVNSMEPRGAYAEPEGDRIHLCVNGQGVWSARDDVARHLKLAKEDVRVTTPDVGGGFGMKAMVYCEPIIAAFAARTLGQAVAWIPDRSESMLSDNAGRDLVTESTLAFDENYKITGYKTRTLSNLGAYNSQNGQVIQSELFSKVAPGTYDFSAIHLEAKGIYTNTTPVDAYRGAGRPEAIFVLERSMDAAARELGVDPWELRRRNFIKPSQFPYTSATGMPYDVGDFDKLLSEAEKQTEGYDQRRRASEAKGCLRGMGLAYYIESILGEPSETAKVEFLWDGSVNIYVGTQSNGQGHETVYAQFLSDQTGIPAEDITVVQGDSDRIATGGGTGGSRSVTVQNTATLATVETIIKAFSAYLQEKEGGEVTFDDERFRIENSNVSPSMQDVARMAREDGREDLLSHSATITLENRSFPNGCHVAEVEVDPETGQLRVDRYVVVDDFGNLINPMLAEGQVHGGVAQGLGQAVMEQTVFDEDGQLLSGSFMDYAMPRATDMPWVKFTSVPVPSKYNPMGMKGCGEAGTVGALAAVTNAVIDAIGTEIAMPLTPYRVWRALQEKGVEAR
- a CDS encoding type III PLP-dependent enzyme domain-containing protein, whose protein sequence is MLHQPVRQTSIAEFLQSYQGGGSVHFFSPSLLTAKLAEFQRGFGGLVTFAMKANPTEDVLSTLCHGGLHGFDVASPEEIALARKICPTAALHYNNPVRTRAEIDYGVANGVASWSVDDWDELEKLLARVPEDAEIAVRFKLPIEGAAYNFGAKFGATPPLAAMMLARVAEAGRKPSLTFHVGTQCVDPAAWGQYVEEAAAIAAEAGVTIERLNIGGGFPASRNYRVEMMPFFSAIKEALGAFPVQPTLICEPGRGLVADAFALAVQIKSVRNDCIYLTDGVYGGLSELLSMPAPSFAVLSEKGWRKGPHRPRKAFGPTCDSIDVLRDPLELPIYLDEGDWIVFRSMGAYVTGVTTRFNGYGSIEMVTLDTLDAPF
- a CDS encoding valine--tRNA ligase, which translates into the protein MPMEKSFNAAEAEARIYKKWEESGAFKAGANASRDETFSIMIPPPNVTGALHVGHAFNNTLQDILIRWHRMRGFDTLWQPGQDHAGIATQLQVEKMLAASGQPGRRDLGREAFLGKVWEWKQQYGDTIISQLKRLGSSADWSRNAFTMSGAPNAPEGEEGNFHDAVIKVFVEMYNKGLIYRGKRLVNWDPHFETAISDLEVENTEVDGHMWHFKYPLAGGETYTYVEKDEDGNVVFTEERDYISIATTRPETMLGDGAVAVHHDDERYSAIVGKLCEIPVGPKEHRRLIPIITDEYPDMTFGSGAVKITGAHDFNDHEVAKRNNIPQYRLMDTRGAMRADGAPYNEEAAKAAEYAGGKDFTVQEIDAINLVPDEYRGLDRFEARKRVVDAIVAEGLAVMTEATDPRLGKAAVKAPVEPAEGGEMRTEEEQLVPLIEAKKIMQPFGDRSKVVIEPMLTDQWFVETSKIVEPALDAVRTGKTKIMPESGEKTYYHWLENIEPWCISRQLWWGHQIPVWYDDEGKAYCAPTEAEAVAQSGGKSLKRDPDVLDTWFSSGLWPIGTLGWPNWDESTSRYFPTDVLVTGQDILFFWVARMMMMQLAVVDDIPFHTVYLHDLVRDEKGKKMSKTTGNVIDPLVIIDEYGADALRFTNTAMASIGGVLKLSEDRIKGYRNFGTKLWNASRFAEMNGAVCGQTEIPTATATVNKWIIGETARVRETVDEALAAYRFNDAALALYAFVWGKVCDWYVEFSKPLILDGDDATKAETQKVMGWVIDQCLILLHPIMPFITEELWGTLAEDRAKMLVHADWPTYTMADLVDDKADAEMNWAISLIEGIRSARAQMNVPAGLYVPVVMQEATGAAKAALASNETLIKRLARIGDITEAAEAPKGSITIPTNGATFALPLANIIDVDAEKARIEKVLGKLQKELGGLRGRLNNPKFIASAPDEVVEEAKGNLALREEEEAQLKAALARLAEIG